In Halobaculum halobium, a genomic segment contains:
- a CDS encoding right-handed parallel beta-helix repeat-containing protein gives MYARAAVIAVALSALVLGSSFAVPVGVGDSVGPVPFEDTVSLGMTSTTLRAADAEGVALPKVEVFYAEYEYVIGYYGVESYLAEHRRTGHDRQFGQPLAVFVTDYAGTNVSLTERGYPVVDTNTDPSFVRASDAYVVIGSEARTATGSLAMPFSDREAASEFTERYGGEVIPWDGVDEAVEASNPITRERYEATVDERMQWADRAVEATRPLRERPVTVTVGEDVPTLQAAVEAAPPNTTVLLPPGEYAVDEVIVNKSVTIRGAGVATHIRGDGNGSVLHMNASHAAVTDLRISGVGSVGSPERSANTSSDWSESVELAYGRGDAAIRLDGADGALVENIVIDTPASGIISRAADGAVVQNITLRGAAAPENGFMGVVAMYAPVVVENSSFHGGRDAVYTHRAHETVIRNNEMADARFGVHLMYTSRTLVANNEIHNESVGVIVMTRPTGNLVVGNRVSATRTGISTVGADSYYAENVLTDNKWGMTVSGTGSLYTRNTIVNNTYGLRGSSLLPTNLVTHNDVVDNEYPVDSYLGALRVWTVDGEGNYWGRLPGADRDGDGTVERPYRPSGAIDSRLHSTPGAWTLARSPAVALTRGLASSVPGLRATGVVDTAPLTAPVRPDVLTTVRTNESDAPNETSANASGSATEVPT, from the coding sequence ATGTACGCACGAGCAGCTGTGATCGCCGTCGCGCTGTCGGCACTGGTGTTGGGCAGTTCTTTCGCCGTCCCTGTCGGCGTCGGCGATTCGGTTGGTCCGGTGCCGTTCGAGGACACCGTATCTCTCGGAATGACCAGCACCACGCTCAGGGCCGCCGACGCGGAGGGAGTAGCGTTACCGAAGGTAGAAGTGTTCTACGCGGAGTACGAGTACGTGATCGGGTACTACGGGGTCGAATCGTATCTCGCTGAGCACCGCCGAACCGGCCACGACCGGCAGTTCGGGCAGCCGCTGGCGGTGTTCGTAACCGATTACGCGGGAACGAACGTCTCGCTCACCGAACGCGGCTATCCCGTCGTAGACACGAACACGGACCCGTCGTTCGTGCGCGCCAGTGATGCGTACGTCGTAATCGGGAGCGAGGCACGAACCGCGACGGGGTCTCTTGCCATGCCGTTCTCCGATCGTGAGGCCGCCAGCGAGTTCACCGAACGCTACGGCGGCGAGGTGATCCCCTGGGATGGCGTCGACGAAGCGGTTGAGGCCTCCAACCCGATCACCCGCGAGCGCTACGAAGCGACTGTCGACGAGCGCATGCAGTGGGCGGATCGTGCGGTCGAGGCGACACGGCCGCTCCGTGAGCGCCCAGTTACCGTGACGGTGGGCGAGGACGTGCCGACGCTACAGGCGGCGGTGGAGGCTGCGCCGCCGAACACCACAGTGTTGCTGCCGCCGGGTGAGTACGCAGTCGATGAGGTCATCGTGAACAAGTCGGTCACGATCAGAGGTGCCGGCGTCGCAACACACATCCGCGGCGACGGTAACGGATCGGTCCTCCACATGAACGCGAGTCACGCGGCCGTGACCGATCTCCGGATCTCGGGCGTCGGCTCGGTCGGCAGTCCAGAACGGTCCGCCAACACTTCCAGCGATTGGTCGGAATCCGTCGAACTCGCGTACGGCCGCGGAGACGCCGCAATTCGGCTGGACGGTGCCGACGGCGCGCTCGTGGAGAATATCGTGATCGACACGCCAGCGAGTGGAATTATCTCCAGAGCCGCGGATGGAGCTGTCGTACAGAACATCACGCTCCGTGGCGCAGCCGCCCCCGAAAACGGGTTTATGGGCGTCGTTGCGATGTACGCGCCGGTTGTCGTTGAGAACAGCAGCTTCCACGGCGGTCGGGACGCCGTCTACACCCACCGTGCACACGAGACTGTAATACGGAACAACGAGATGGCCGATGCCCGGTTCGGCGTCCATTTGATGTACACATCGCGGACGCTCGTTGCGAACAATGAGATTCACAACGAATCCGTGGGCGTGATCGTCATGACGCGTCCCACCGGAAATCTCGTCGTCGGAAACCGCGTGTCTGCCACGCGCACCGGCATCAGCACTGTCGGGGCAGACTCATACTACGCGGAGAACGTCCTGACCGACAACAAGTGGGGGATGACTGTATCGGGAACCGGCTCGCTGTACACTCGAAACACGATCGTGAACAACACATACGGCCTACGTGGGTCGTCACTGCTACCGACGAATCTCGTGACGCACAATGACGTGGTCGACAATGAATATCCCGTCGACTCGTATCTGGGCGCGTTGCGCGTGTGGACCGTCGACGGTGAGGGCAACTACTGGGGTCGGCTCCCCGGCGCGGACCGCGACGGCGACGGGACCGTAGAACGGCCGTACCGCCCGTCGGGGGCGATTGACAGTCGCCTCCACTCAACGCCCGGCGCGTGGACGCTCGCCCGGTCACCCGCGGTCGCGCTAACGCGGGGGCTTGCGAGTTCTGTTCCCGGGCTCCGGGCAACGGGTGTCG